The following are encoded in a window of Magnolia sinica isolate HGM2019 chromosome 11, MsV1, whole genome shotgun sequence genomic DNA:
- the LOC131218583 gene encoding uncharacterized protein LOC131218583, translating into MFASEQWCSCSWAKKPEGIKVRAIIMFDPKFWPHVALCVKSTMPLVSVLREVDSEERPAMGFIYELMDSAKEKIAFNCNDVKKRYVPIWNKIDDRWTPQLHRPLHAVGYYLNPQIRYSDKFSTHPEIKRGLFECMDRMIPREEHADADIQLDEYDKRRGDFGSRLALETMTKRSPADWWERFGDRTPQLTKFAVRVLSLTCSASGCERNWSTFEQIHTKKRNRLEQQKLNSLVYVMYNMKLRERSMKRRAAMDPILVDHIESDDEWIAEKEGPVLPTDPSWLEDQNMAFDISAITTIPESDDPVDSNAPSTSNISEGDCPPPSSRKRKATTLSGPMGRFLTPIREEGDIRTSVHGVDDVHADVDADADADDEKPRPSDEVNEDDDNDDDLLDIDDL; encoded by the exons ATGTTTGCATCGGAACAATGGTGCTCATGTTCATGGGCTAAAAAACCTGAAGGAATAAAGGTACGGGCTATTATAATGTTTGATCCGAAGTTTTGGCCTCATGTTGCTTTATGTGTTAAGAGCACCATGCCATTGGTAAGCGTTTTAAGAGAAGTAGATTCGGAAGAGAGGCCAGCAATGGGGTTCATTTATGAATTGATGGACTCAGCGAAGGAGAAAATTGCATTTAATTGCAATGATGTAAAAAAGAGATATGTTCCAATTTGGAACAAAATAGATGATAGATGGACTCCTCAGCTTCATCGTCCTCTACATGCAGTTGGGTACTATCTGAATCCTCAAATACGGTACTCAGATAAGTTCTCTACACACCCTGAGATAAAAAGGGGGTTGTTTGAGTGCATGGATAGGATGATCCCCCGTGAAGAGCATGCTGATGCTGATATTCAGTTGGATGAATATGACAAGAGAAGAGGGGATTTTGGCTCTCGCCTTGCACTCGAAACCATGACAAAGCGTTCCCCAG CTGATTGGTGGGAACGCTTTGGAGATAGAACTCCACAGCTTACGAAGTTTGCAGTACGAGTTTTAAGCCTCACATGCAGTGCTTCTGGCTGTGAGAGAAATTGGAGTACTTTTGAGCAG ATCCACACAAAGAAGAGAAATCGGCTAGAGCAACAAAAACTCAACTCTCTAGTGTATGTGATGTATAATATGAAattgagagaaagaagcatgaagAGAAGGGCGGCAATGGATCCAATATTGGTGGACCACATTGAAtcagatgatgaatggattgctGAGAAAGAAGGCCCTGTTCTCCCAACTGATCCATCGTGGCTCGAAGATCAAAATATGGCCTTTGATATTAGTGCCATTACAACTATTCCGGAGTCTGATGATCCAGTTGACAGCAATGCACCATCAACATCTAATATTTCTGAAGGAGATTGCCCCCCACCTTCCTCAAGGAAAAGGAAGGCAACTACTTTAA GTGGTCCCATGGGAAGATTTCTTACTCCTATAAGAGAGGAAGGAGATATAAGAACGAGTGttcatggtgtggatgatgtACATGCAGATGTAGATGCTGATGCTGATGCTGATGATGAAAAGCCTAGACCTAGTGACGAAGTGAATGAGGATGACGACAACGACGATGACCTATTAGATATAGATGACCTTTAG